AAATTAAGTCCAAAATACAATCATGAGTCGAAAAAACCCTTAATATGAAGTAATTATGGGTCATAAACAACATCTTAGGGTCTCAATTTCTTCACTTTAACCATTTGGGATCATCACCCAAATCAAAAACCTGAGAGGACAAGAAAGATAAGGATCGATGATGAAAATCTAAATGAAGAACAAAAACCTGAAAAGgtattttatataagaaattaaataaagaaaaaagattcaTCTATCAATCTCAAGAGCTTCATGGCCCTCTATGATACTCTCTAGGGAAGGTTTCCAAGCTTCATCTTTTCCTCTTCCTCTCCTAATTTCAGCCAAAACATCCTCTAATCTTTTCCCTTCATCGCTCTTCAGTTGACTCATCAGCCACTGCAGCTCCTCCTTCGTCAGAACGATCTTCACCTTCAACCCACCGCCGCCTCCTTCAACGAAATCCACGCTCTCTTTCACAAACTCCTCTTcttgttgctgctgctgctcgGCCTCTTCCTCTCGCCTTCTGTGGCCTCTCTGCATGCAATTTCCCATCAGAATATTGAActggttttgaaaaataaaagaataatgtgagaggaaagagaagaaaaatatttcagAGATTTGGTGTAGCATGTGAAACTGTGGAGACAAGCATATTTATAAGCAAACTTGGGAAAGATTTTACGtagacttttttaattttcctggAGAACAAATACTTGAATTTTCTACTCAAGATAGTGACAAACTTATGGCCCATATACGGTTGtaaaaaaagtataaacaaTTTAATGTTGCGTCGGCACCATCTTCGCCAAATtccaattattaattttccacACCTAACCGCGTTCatatattgaaattgaaatcttTAGGCATATAATCGGTACAGGTAGCTCTGTACCTCATAAAGTCGTTTCTAGAGTTATCTACAGGAAATTGAAATCGATTGATGCTAAAACATCTCACATGAGTCCAAGTTTTAGGTCAATATGaatcattttttccctttttttttttggaggcATTGGCCAAAATAAACATTAAACTTGTATAATCTGTTATTTGTAAATCATAAACAATTTTACTGAGAAATTGAAGGCTATGAGTCAATATAAATGGATTGTCCTGGTTTCTTTAACAAGAtgtcttttaaaataaaattgtgaaatcatAATGAACAATATTCTTGTAactttaaataacatatatgtTAATAAACTTTAGAGGATCGAACATTATTATGATCACTAAAACAAATTTTGTTGATGTGATATGAATAGGTGGTAGCTAGAGCCATAGGGCCGATCTTAAATTTGTAGGGCCTTGATTTTAGGTACCCAACAATTTGAATGCGATGAAGTACGAAGAAAATTCCAGGAATTGGATAAACTTGTGTTCATCATTCATGTCAATATGAATGTCACAGACAAAATGGAAGTTCTGAAGTCACTTCCTACCGATCATCAATAAATTGGGTGGAAAATTATCAGAAAGGAAGAGTTCTGTCAGTGTCACCTAATGCAGAGGGAAACCAGATTCAAGATTTCATAATCACCGACagcctaatttttttttttttctctcttcttgttATAATTGGTAATTGcatatttatatcatttgagTCCCACCATGTGAGTTTACAGATTTGGTGCTTACCACAGCTTGGAGACTTTGCTTGAGTGCAGAAGATTGATTCTTTTGCTTTATTAAATGGATGAAATTAAGACGAATTTGCGtatacagttttttttttctttttggttctAATTCTTAGTCGTTGCACGACTCTCTACTTTCCTTTGTTTCAGAATTTACCATTAATTTGTCGTTAATCGAACTGATATATGTTTTACTTGGCCTCCGTGACCATGGGAAATTGTTTGCATAAGTTGACTGGTACATAGTGTTGGACTTGATCAAGTTATTCAAATCCAATTCGGGTTTTGCCTCaaccaaatatattttaaattaatctaaatatttaagttaacaGGTTATATTCGTACATATATTGTGTGTTTTTATGTTATAAGAAAacattcaaactaaaaaaacacTCAGTCTGAATATGATTAGTTCAacataatatgatttatttcatCTGTTTTAGAAATTGATCATGTTGTATTATAACAAAACTTATTTTAACttgttcaaattattttaacaagATATAACATGTTTTTCCTTatgcatatattaaattaatttagtttaactgttttgatatgaaacaacatgatacttatatataaatcatataagattataaatattgactcattttataaataagttgatACAAAAATGATCTTTACcactaaaattgaatttaaaacgtatttattttagaatttttttgtatttgtttttgataattagatttttaaatttagaaagggaaatataataaaattttaattttttaataaataataattttatttttaattaaaattatcttataaatatatatttaaatttttaaatatttgagggTGGAGTTTTTAGCTCTTTTTATATTGGATGAATGACAAGAAATTCAAGAGCAGACCCACAGAACTATAAATAACACGTAAGATGGGACCTTCAccatgcatgaaccaatattaTAGAGTCAAAAGTCTACTGTAGGAGTGACTCCTATACTTGATTTTTTCCCTTGGAATTTGAGCCCGCGACAACATGCAATTTCTTGCAATATGTGGATATGGTTTCTATGGTTAATAATTGCGATTTAtctttacaattaaatttatctcaATGTTAAGATTTGAGGCACAACTTTTATCTCATAgatcatgtttttttttataggtcAATTAGCATATAAGTCGTGTCAAATAATCTCACGTACTTTTTCTGtagattttgatataatatatcttaaaaatagGTCTGGATAAAACTCACAAGTCGGTAGATCGTGCGTGCTCATGGCTCGTAGGACAAGGCTTTTTCATCTCAAGCCAACGACCTATTACCAAGTCTAACTAACTCCAAGAGACTTTCCTTGTGGTAGATATCATTGATGGCAAttgcatatatattattattattattattcatggTGTTGCAATAATTAAACCCCATTTCTGTGTACTTTTCgttcataaaattttcatctcgTCAACATATAGCCTTGCTGTTTACTTGGAATATTGATTTGACTAATTTATGCATAAACATTTGACTGAACTTACAAGAAGACGGGAAGTTTATTCAATGGGTTTTTTCTTGTCagaaatttaactaaaattttctagTGCTGGACTTTTTCAATCTGTCATCAGTCAGGTCAGGTTTTAAGAGCTCCCGGTCAATTTTTCTGCGAAGTGTTAT
Above is a genomic segment from Mangifera indica cultivar Alphonso chromosome 3, CATAS_Mindica_2.1, whole genome shotgun sequence containing:
- the LOC123210688 gene encoding uncharacterized protein LOC123210688, encoding MGNCMQRGHRRREEEAEQQQQQEEEFVKESVDFVEGGGGGLKVKIVLTKEELQWLMSQLKSDEGKRLEDVLAEIRRGRGKDEAWKPSLESIIEGHEALEIDR